In one Sphingomonas sp. AP4-R1 genomic region, the following are encoded:
- a CDS encoding LpqB family beta-propeller domain-containing protein, translated as MRTAGRLTSSLIALLGSAALFAQTPSASPPPASPGKPALTQPAASPDGRTIAFASGGDIWEVPSTGGIAHLLVTDAATEARPLYSPDGKSLAFTSTRGGSTNIFLLDLASGAVTRLTWSEASEELDSWSADGKWLYFASSANDPGGTPDVFRVSAAGGTPIEVSREDYLSEFQAAPSPDGSIVALAARGISFNQWWRNGHSHIDETEIWLKPLSGTGAYRKLLPGGAKQAWPMWKPGGASIVYMSDASGAENLWEVPAAGGTPTQLTRFTSGRLLFPTMAADGKAILFERDMAVWRYDPATGQTAEVPITLRGAPATEGQRHLNLATFTRLAVSPDGQKVAVIAHGEVFAAPAKDGGTAQRITNSVGAERELTWSPDSRRILTVGERGLDRRVAEYDVAADRETMLTGAGIATVPVYAPDGKSIAYVKDARELHLLTLAAPGKPATDRILYTGTLATDEGDGPRPTFSPDGRWIAFPLVDRRSFVNVNVVATAGGPARPVSFLANGQMGGIAWSPDGKYLLIDSAQRTEDSRLIRIDLLPHVPRYREDAFRDLFKPKSPGDPAPDKGPSTTPQPKPLPAAAKKKGAAAPAKPAVPPVEIVWEGLRDRATILPIGLSAELPHVSSDGKTLVFLAREKGQENLYSYNLDELATETPVAQQISASDRPKADAGLTADGKTLFYLDGGRIIATPLEKPAPKVVAVTAQMDVDFATEKQIMFDEAWSVLDRNFFDPAFNGHDWKALRAQYQPYVDGARTPDELRRVIGLMIGDLNASHSGINRPRRGPGALPQGRVGMLGLRFDRAAYEAGRGLVVSEVVPLSPAAIEGKIVPGERLVSVDGHAIGAHDNLDALLENSVGQRVAIGVSGPNGTRTVNLKPVTLTTIDGLAYRGWVDRRRAYVDRISGGKLGYVHMADMSADSLDQLYLDLDADNQAKQGVVIDVRNNNGGFVNGYALDAISRRNYLTMEPRGLYPFPARQALGQRALGLPTILVTNQSSLSDAEDFTEGYRALGLGKVVGQPTAGWIIYTWSETLIDGSTVRVPRARIRTLSGQDMEMHPRPVDIAVERPLGETGAGTDAQLDVAVKTLLGAEK; from the coding sequence ATGCGGACTGCGGGCCGGCTCACCTCTTCCCTCATCGCCCTGCTCGGCAGCGCCGCGCTTTTCGCCCAGACGCCCTCCGCTTCACCGCCCCCTGCCTCCCCCGGCAAGCCCGCGCTCACCCAGCCCGCCGCCTCGCCCGACGGCCGCACGATCGCCTTCGCCAGCGGCGGCGACATCTGGGAGGTTCCCTCCACCGGCGGCATCGCCCACCTGCTCGTCACCGATGCCGCCACCGAGGCGCGCCCGCTTTATTCGCCGGACGGCAAAAGCCTCGCCTTCACCTCCACGCGCGGCGGCAGCACGAACATCTTCCTGCTCGATCTCGCCTCGGGCGCCGTCACGCGGCTCACCTGGAGCGAGGCCAGCGAGGAACTCGACAGCTGGTCCGCCGACGGCAAGTGGCTCTACTTCGCCTCCAGCGCCAACGATCCCGGCGGCACGCCCGATGTCTTTCGCGTCTCGGCGGCCGGAGGCACGCCGATCGAGGTGAGCCGCGAGGATTATCTCTCCGAATTCCAGGCCGCCCCCTCGCCCGACGGCAGCATTGTGGCGCTGGCGGCGCGCGGCATCAGCTTCAATCAGTGGTGGCGCAACGGTCACAGCCATATCGACGAAACCGAGATCTGGCTGAAGCCGCTCTCCGGCACTGGCGCCTATCGCAAGCTGCTCCCCGGCGGCGCCAAGCAGGCCTGGCCGATGTGGAAACCGGGCGGCGCCAGCATCGTCTATATGAGCGACGCGTCGGGCGCCGAAAATCTGTGGGAAGTGCCTGCAGCCGGCGGCACGCCGACCCAGCTGACCCGCTTCACCTCGGGCCGCCTGCTCTTCCCGACGATGGCGGCGGACGGCAAGGCGATCCTGTTCGAGCGGGACATGGCCGTCTGGCGCTACGATCCCGCCACGGGCCAGACCGCCGAAGTGCCGATCACGTTGCGCGGCGCGCCCGCGACCGAGGGCCAGCGTCACCTCAACCTCGCCACCTTCACCCGCCTCGCCGTCTCGCCCGATGGCCAGAAGGTGGCGGTGATCGCGCATGGCGAGGTGTTCGCCGCCCCCGCCAAGGACGGCGGCACCGCCCAGCGCATCACGAACAGCGTCGGCGCCGAGCGCGAATTGACCTGGTCCCCCGATTCGCGCCGTATCCTCACCGTCGGCGAACGCGGACTGGATCGCCGCGTCGCCGAATATGATGTCGCCGCCGATCGCGAGACGATGCTGACGGGCGCGGGCATCGCCACCGTCCCGGTCTATGCGCCGGACGGCAAATCGATCGCCTATGTGAAGGATGCGCGCGAGCTGCACCTGCTCACGCTCGCCGCACCCGGCAAACCCGCCACCGATCGCATCCTCTATACCGGCACGCTCGCCACGGACGAGGGCGACGGCCCCCGCCCGACCTTCTCGCCCGACGGCCGCTGGATCGCCTTCCCGCTCGTCGATCGCCGCTCCTTCGTGAACGTGAACGTCGTCGCCACGGCGGGCGGCCCGGCGCGCCCGGTCAGCTTCCTCGCCAACGGCCAGATGGGCGGCATCGCCTGGAGCCCGGACGGCAAATATCTGCTGATCGACAGCGCCCAGCGCACCGAGGACAGCCGCCTGATCCGCATCGATCTGCTGCCCCACGTCCCCCGCTACCGGGAGGATGCGTTCCGCGACCTGTTCAAGCCCAAGTCGCCCGGCGATCCGGCGCCGGACAAGGGCCCGTCCACCACACCCCAGCCCAAGCCCCTGCCCGCCGCCGCGAAGAAGAAGGGCGCCGCCGCCCCGGCCAAGCCCGCCGTCCCGCCGGTCGAGATCGTATGGGAAGGCCTGCGTGATCGCGCCACGATCCTGCCGATCGGCCTCTCCGCCGAGCTTCCGCACGTCTCCTCGGACGGCAAGACGCTCGTCTTCCTCGCCCGCGAGAAGGGGCAGGAAAATCTCTACAGCTACAATCTGGACGAGCTGGCGACCGAAACCCCCGTCGCCCAGCAGATCAGCGCCAGCGATCGTCCCAAGGCCGATGCCGGCCTCACCGCCGACGGCAAGACGCTCTTCTATCTCGACGGCGGGCGCATCATCGCCACCCCACTCGAAAAGCCCGCGCCCAAGGTGGTGGCCGTCACCGCGCAGATGGACGTGGATTTCGCGACCGAGAAGCAGATCATGTTCGACGAAGCGTGGAGCGTCCTCGATCGCAACTTCTTCGATCCCGCCTTCAACGGCCATGACTGGAAGGCCTTGCGCGCCCAGTATCAGCCCTATGTCGATGGCGCGCGCACGCCGGACGAGCTGCGCCGCGTGATCGGCCTGATGATCGGCGATCTGAATGCCTCGCACAGCGGCATCAACCGCCCCCGGCGCGGGCCGGGCGCGCTGCCGCAGGGCCGCGTCGGCATGCTCGGCCTGCGCTTCGATCGCGCCGCCTATGAGGCCGGTCGCGGTCTGGTCGTGAGCGAGGTCGTGCCCCTCTCCCCCGCAGCGATCGAGGGCAAGATCGTCCCCGGTGAGCGTCTCGTCAGCGTCGACGGCCACGCGATCGGCGCGCACGACAATCTGGACGCGCTGCTGGAAAACAGCGTCGGCCAGCGTGTCGCGATCGGTGTGTCGGGGCCGAACGGCACCCGCACCGTCAACCTCAAGCCCGTCACGCTCACCACGATCGACGGCCTCGCCTATCGCGGCTGGGTCGATCGCCGCCGCGCCTATGTCGATCGCATCTCGGGCGGCAAGCTGGGCTATGTCCACATGGCGGACATGAGCGCGGACTCGCTCGACCAGCTCTATCTGGATCTGGATGCGGACAATCAGGCGAAGCAGGGCGTGGTGATCGACGTCCGCAACAACAATGGCGGCTTCGTCAACGGCTATGCCCTCGACGCCATTTCCCGCCGCAATTACCTGACGATGGAGCCGCGCGGCCTCTATCCCTTCCCGGCGCGGCAGGCGCTCGGCCAGCGCGCGCTGGGCCTGCCCACAATCCTCGTCACGAACCAAAGCTCGCTCTCGGACGCGGAGGATTTCACCGAGGGCTATCGCGCGCTCGGCCTCGGCAAGGTGGTCGGCCAGCCCACGGCGGGCTGGATCATCTACACCTGGTCCGAAACCCTGATCGACGGCTCCACCGTCCGCGTCCCCCGCGCGAGAATTCGCACCCTTTCGGGCCAGGACATGGAGATGCACCCGAGGCCGGTCGACATCGCCGTGGAACGCCCGCTCGGCGAAACCGGCGCGGGCACCGACGCGCAGCTGGACGTGGCGGTGAAGACTTTGCTGGGGGCGGAGAAGTAG
- a CDS encoding short-chain fatty acyl-CoA regulator family protein, which yields MAAPLDRKLYLGPRLRVLRRELGINQTQMAEELGVSPSYLNHLERNQRPLTAQMLVRLANTYDIDMRDFVAGGGEAAAGDLHAAFADGLVRDLGIPRQELNELADAHPGVAEGIGRLFRALTDLRRLPEALDRIAPAATASPVEWLRDHFQQRRNHLAELDAAAEAIAADLPDDPASLYHALKTRLADTHRIGVWIVPASVMPQALRHYDLHRRRLMIADRLTAPSRLFALAYQLCLIELEPLILEQVERAAPADTEARTLAKIAFANYAGAALLMPYARFVAAAEESRYDCGWLAARFGVSFEQLAHRLTSLDRSGTRGIPFFLLRMDAAGQVSRLVLTEAYPFARHGGVCPRWNGTTALRAPGEMVADLVESPDGGRTLILAQARAPEALRGAVSPRIVAIGCDARHMEAIVHADPLRAHAATTIGPACAFCERPDCPDRAMPPVTRSLTPSQHQRPIAPYPFRRT from the coding sequence ATGGCCGCGCCGCTCGATCGCAAGCTCTATCTCGGCCCGCGCCTGCGCGTGCTGCGCCGCGAACTCGGCATCAACCAGACGCAGATGGCCGAGGAGCTGGGCGTCAGCCCCTCCTATCTCAACCATCTCGAACGCAACCAGCGCCCGCTCACCGCGCAGATGCTCGTCCGCCTCGCCAACACCTACGACATCGACATGCGCGATTTCGTCGCGGGCGGGGGCGAGGCGGCGGCGGGCGATCTCCACGCGGCCTTCGCCGACGGCCTCGTCCGCGATCTCGGCATCCCGCGCCAGGAACTGAACGAACTGGCCGACGCCCATCCCGGCGTGGCCGAGGGGATCGGCCGCCTCTTCCGCGCGCTCACCGATCTGCGCCGGCTCCCGGAGGCGCTCGACCGCATCGCCCCCGCCGCCACCGCGTCACCCGTCGAATGGCTGCGCGATCATTTCCAGCAGCGCCGCAACCATCTAGCCGAGCTGGACGCCGCCGCCGAGGCGATCGCCGCCGATCTCCCCGACGATCCCGCCTCGCTCTACCATGCTCTGAAAACGCGGCTGGCCGACACGCACCGCATCGGCGTCTGGATCGTGCCCGCCAGCGTGATGCCGCAGGCGCTGCGCCATTACGACCTCCACCGCCGCCGCCTGATGATCGCGGATCGTCTGACCGCCCCCTCGCGCCTGTTCGCGCTCGCTTACCAGCTCTGCCTGATCGAGCTGGAGCCCCTGATCCTCGAACAGGTCGAGCGCGCCGCCCCCGCCGATACGGAAGCCCGCACGCTCGCGAAAATTGCCTTCGCCAATTATGCCGGCGCCGCTCTGCTGATGCCTTATGCCCGCTTCGTCGCCGCGGCCGAGGAAAGTCGCTACGATTGCGGCTGGCTCGCCGCGCGCTTCGGCGTGTCGTTCGAGCAGCTCGCGCACCGCCTCACCTCGCTGGACCGCAGCGGCACGCGTGGCATCCCTTTCTTCCTGCTGCGTATGGACGCGGCCGGACAGGTCTCGCGGCTCGTATTGACCGAGGCCTATCCCTTCGCGCGCCACGGCGGGGTCTGCCCTCGCTGGAACGGCACGACGGCGCTGCGGGCGCCGGGCGAGATGGTGGCCGATCTGGTCGAAAGCCCGGACGGCGGCCGCACGCTGATCCTGGCGCAGGCTCGCGCGCCCGAGGCATTGCGCGGCGCTGTATCGCCCCGGATCGTCGCGATAGGTTGTGACGCGCGCCATATGGAGGCGATCGTCCACGCCGATCCGCTCCGCGCCCACGCCGCCACCACGATCGGCCCCGCCTGCGCCTTCTGCGAGCGCCCCGATTGCCCCGATCGCGCGATGCCCCCGGTCACGCGCTCGCTCACGCCCAGCCAGCACCAGCGCCCGATCGCGCCCTATCCGTTCCGGCGGACCTGA
- the secF gene encoding protein translocase subunit SecF — protein sequence MRLLKLVPDNTNIGFVRLRHWAFGLTILLTVAAAALVGLRGLNLGVDFVGGVMIEAHFKQPPVLDQLRGEVDRVGVGEAALQQFGAADTVSIRLPMPTSADEGATNKIVRAVEDDLAKRYPGVSFNRAETVSGKVSGELIRNGMLAVFLAVFGIALFSWFRYEWQFGVSTFVAIAHDLLVTLGFFALTQLEFDLNIVAAVLTIIGYSINDKIVIDDRIRENMRKYRQMDMRALIDLSVNETLPRTVMTSVTILLALGAMLIFGGPVLRGFTAAMMLGVVVGTYSSIYVSSSLLISLGLKPQPFAAAPKKGPASRAERIS from the coding sequence ATGCGCCTTCTGAAGCTTGTCCCGGACAACACCAATATCGGCTTCGTGCGCCTGCGCCACTGGGCGTTCGGGCTGACGATCCTGCTGACGGTCGCGGCCGCCGCTCTGGTGGGGCTGCGCGGGCTCAACCTCGGCGTCGATTTCGTCGGCGGCGTGATGATCGAGGCGCATTTCAAGCAGCCGCCCGTGCTGGATCAGCTGCGCGGCGAAGTGGACCGGGTGGGCGTCGGCGAGGCTGCGCTCCAGCAGTTCGGCGCCGCCGACACCGTCTCGATCCGCTTGCCGATGCCGACCTCGGCCGACGAGGGCGCGACGAACAAGATCGTCCGCGCCGTCGAGGACGATCTGGCCAAGCGCTATCCGGGCGTGAGCTTCAACCGCGCCGAGACCGTGTCCGGCAAGGTTTCGGGCGAACTGATCCGCAACGGCATGCTGGCCGTGTTCCTCGCCGTGTTCGGCATCGCGCTGTTTTCGTGGTTCCGCTACGAATGGCAGTTCGGCGTCTCCACCTTCGTCGCGATCGCGCACGATCTGCTCGTCACGCTCGGCTTCTTCGCGCTGACGCAGCTGGAGTTCGATCTGAACATCGTGGCGGCCGTGCTCACGATCATCGGCTATTCGATCAACGACAAGATCGTGATCGACGATCGCATCCGCGAGAATATGCGCAAGTACCGCCAGATGGACATGCGCGCTTTGATCGACCTTTCGGTCAACGAGACGCTGCCGCGCACCGTGATGACCTCGGTGACGATCCTGCTGGCGCTGGGCGCGATGCTGATCTTCGGTGGCCCGGTGCTGCGCGGCTTCACGGCGGCGATGATGCTGGGCGTGGTGGTCGGCACCTACAGCTCGATCTACGTGTCCAGTTCGCTGCTCATTTCGCTGGGGCTGAAGCCGCAGCCCTTCGCCGCCGCGCCCAAGAAGGGCCCGGCGAGCCGCGCCGAACGGATCAGCTAA
- the secD gene encoding protein translocase subunit SecD yields MLDFPRWKVWGIILVLAVGVFLALPSLMPESTARGLGLGGMPRINLGLDLSGGSHLKLEADTADLAKQNLAKMEDTIRTEMRRGDTKIGIGDISTANGRISFFVRDIAQLDAAVERARQQTSAVGVTGQRDWNVAVVDSTRIVMTQTQAGLDDAVDKAMQTATEVVRKRIDELGTREPTIVREGKDRILVQVPGLADPAGLKALLGKTAKLEFKLVDLTADPAAVAANRAPPGSQIVPYPGNPGGAPLIAVQRRVIISGDDLIDAQVANDQNQQSVVSIKFNSEGGRKFARVTQENTGKPFAMILDGSVLSAPNINEPILGGNAQISGNFTVDSANQLAIALRSGKLPVALKVIEERTVGAQLGADSIHAGVVASIIASVAVIVFMLVTYGRFGVYANLAVVLNIFIILAVMAILNATLTLPGIAGFVLTIGTAVDANVLINERIREERRRGRNVVQSVELGYKEASRTIFEANTVHAISGLIMLGLGSGPVKGFAVVLLIGICTSVFTAVLFTRMLVALWLRKARPTEITI; encoded by the coding sequence GTGCTCGATTTTCCGCGCTGGAAGGTCTGGGGGATCATCCTCGTCCTGGCCGTGGGCGTATTCCTCGCCCTTCCCAGCCTCATGCCCGAATCGACCGCACGGGGCCTCGGCCTCGGTGGGATGCCGCGCATCAATCTGGGCCTCGATCTTTCGGGTGGCAGCCACCTGAAGCTGGAGGCGGATACCGCCGATCTCGCCAAGCAGAATCTGGCGAAGATGGAAGACACGATCCGCACCGAGATGCGGCGCGGCGACACCAAGATCGGCATCGGCGACATTTCCACGGCGAACGGCCGCATCTCCTTCTTCGTGCGCGACATCGCGCAGCTGGATGCGGCGGTGGAGCGTGCGCGGCAGCAGACGTCTGCGGTGGGCGTGACGGGCCAGCGCGACTGGAACGTGGCGGTGGTCGATTCGACCCGCATCGTGATGACGCAGACGCAGGCCGGCCTGGACGACGCGGTCGACAAAGCGATGCAGACCGCGACCGAAGTGGTCCGCAAGCGCATCGACGAACTCGGCACGCGCGAGCCGACGATCGTGCGCGAAGGCAAGGATCGCATCCTGGTGCAGGTGCCGGGTCTGGCCGATCCGGCGGGCCTGAAGGCGCTGCTGGGCAAGACCGCGAAGCTGGAATTCAAGCTGGTCGATCTGACCGCCGATCCCGCCGCCGTTGCCGCCAACCGCGCGCCGCCGGGCAGCCAGATCGTGCCCTATCCGGGCAATCCGGGCGGCGCGCCGCTGATCGCGGTGCAGCGCCGCGTGATCATCTCGGGCGACGATCTGATCGACGCGCAGGTGGCGAACGACCAGAATCAGCAGTCGGTCGTCTCGATCAAGTTCAACAGCGAGGGCGGGCGCAAGTTCGCGCGCGTGACGCAGGAGAATACGGGCAAGCCGTTCGCGATGATCCTCGACGGATCCGTGCTGTCCGCGCCGAACATCAACGAACCGATCCTGGGCGGCAACGCGCAGATCAGCGGCAATTTCACCGTCGACAGCGCCAACCAGCTCGCGATCGCGCTGCGTTCCGGCAAGCTGCCGGTCGCGCTGAAGGTGATCGAGGAGCGGACGGTCGGCGCACAGCTGGGCGCCGATTCGATCCATGCGGGCGTCGTCGCCTCGATCATCGCCTCGGTTGCGGTGATCGTGTTCATGCTCGTCACCTATGGTCGCTTCGGCGTCTATGCGAACCTCGCCGTGGTGCTGAACATCTTTATCATCCTCGCGGTGATGGCGATCCTGAACGCGACGCTGACGCTGCCGGGCATCGCCGGCTTCGTGCTGACGATCGGTACGGCGGTGGACGCCAACGTGCTGATCAACGAGCGCATCCGCGAGGAGCGCCGGCGCGGGCGCAACGTCGTCCAGTCGGTGGAGCTGGGCTACAAGGAAGCCAGCCGCACGATCTTCGAGGCCAATACGGTCCATGCCATTTCGGGCCTGATCATGCTGGGCCTTGGTTCCGGCCCGGTGAAGGGCTTCGCGGTGGTGCTGCTGATCGGCATCTGCACCTCGGTCTTCACCGCCGTGCTGTTCACGCGCATGCTGGTGGCCCTGTGGCTCCGCAAGGCGCGGCCAACGGAGATCACGATATGA
- the yajC gene encoding preprotein translocase subunit YajC — MFASPAYAQSAGGAAQGSGGFLPLLIQMAPLILIFGIFYILLIRPQQKRMKEQRNLIDSAKKGDIVVTGGGLIGKVVKVDGDEVELELGPNVKVRALKSTLSDVRSGSKPAND; from the coding sequence ATGTTCGCATCCCCTGCTTATGCCCAGTCCGCCGGTGGCGCCGCCCAGGGCAGCGGCGGTTTCCTGCCGCTGCTGATCCAGATGGCGCCGCTGATCCTGATCTTCGGCATCTTCTACATCCTGCTCATCCGTCCGCAGCAGAAGCGGATGAAGGAGCAGCGCAACCTGATCGACAGCGCCAAGAAGGGCGACATCGTCGTCACCGGCGGCGGCCTGATCGGCAAGGTCGTGAAGGTGGACGGCGACGAAGTGGAGCTGGAGCTGGGCCCGAACGTGAAGGTGCGTGCGCTCAAGTCGACCTTGTCCGACGTCCGCTCGGGCTCCAAGCCCGCCAACGACTGA
- a CDS encoding caspase family protein, with the protein MRSSLRPFLLPFLLLMLAVLAVLAPAERAAAEVKALIVTGSYQTAASPSLRLANPVVDGREIALALTRAGIRQIALVEDPDAAHWSEALDRFVGSLGKSDIALVYYAGHGLQVGGINYFLAGDGKTLLSVDAIVQQISSKAGSSLFVIDACRNNPFQKNAAIGEQTIASRAAVGISMAQVAASGQGLAQLGELTGLSTVILFSTEPGNVALDGPAGAGSPFAHAFAAEIVRRQSLDVTLRRTAVAVQRATEGAQSPWRQGDLARAVYIAGMPSFPVP; encoded by the coding sequence TTGCGCTCTAGCCTGCGCCCTTTCCTGTTGCCGTTCCTGCTGCTGATGCTGGCGGTGCTGGCGGTGCTGGCGCCGGCCGAACGTGCGGCGGCCGAGGTGAAGGCGCTGATCGTGACCGGCAGCTATCAGACGGCCGCCTCCCCCTCGCTCCGCCTCGCCAATCCGGTGGTGGACGGGCGGGAGATCGCGCTGGCGCTGACCCGCGCCGGGATCCGCCAGATCGCGCTGGTGGAGGATCCCGATGCCGCGCACTGGTCCGAGGCGCTCGACCGCTTCGTCGGCAGCCTGGGCAAGAGCGATATCGCCCTGGTCTATTATGCGGGCCACGGGCTGCAGGTGGGCGGCATCAATTACTTCCTCGCCGGGGACGGCAAGACCTTGCTGTCCGTCGATGCGATCGTGCAGCAGATCAGCAGCAAAGCCGGATCCTCGCTGTTCGTGATCGACGCCTGCCGCAACAATCCCTTCCAGAAGAATGCGGCGATCGGGGAACAGACGATCGCCTCGCGCGCGGCGGTGGGCATATCGATGGCGCAGGTGGCGGCATCGGGGCAGGGCCTCGCCCAACTGGGTGAACTGACCGGGCTTTCCACGGTGATCCTGTTTTCGACCGAGCCGGGCAATGTCGCGCTGGACGGTCCGGCGGGCGCGGGGAGCCCCTTCGCCCATGCCTTCGCCGCGGAGATCGTGCGGCGCCAGTCGCTGGACGTCACGCTCCGGCGAACGGCGGTGGCGGTGCAGCGCGCGACGGAGGGGGCGCAATCGCCCTGGCGGCAGGGCGATCTGGCCCGCGCCGTCTATATTGCGGGGATGCCGTCTTTCCCCGTGCCTTGA
- a CDS encoding response regulator codes for MNMLRVLVVDDSLTIRAALEEILQKGGRCRVVGSASSVEEARVMIPALQPDVITLDLALPGEDGMSFLDEISAPLHAPAVVVSSATGPGTEKSAEALKRGAAACFDKSRLIAEGHRLLRAVQLAALDHLRARVAGLERELKLNGVRV; via the coding sequence ATGAACATGTTGCGTGTGCTGGTGGTCGACGATTCGCTGACGATTCGGGCGGCGCTGGAAGAAATTCTGCAGAAGGGCGGCCGGTGCCGCGTGGTCGGCAGCGCCTCCAGCGTCGAGGAAGCGCGCGTGATGATCCCCGCGCTGCAGCCCGACGTGATCACGCTCGACCTCGCGCTTCCCGGCGAGGACGGAATGAGCTTCCTCGACGAGATTTCGGCGCCGCTTCATGCGCCCGCCGTCGTCGTCTCCTCCGCCACCGGCCCCGGCACCGAGAAGAGCGCCGAGGCGCTGAAGCGAGGCGCCGCCGCCTGCTTCGACAAATCCCGCCTGATCGCCGAGGGCCATCGGCTGCTCCGCGCCGTGCAGCTTGCCGCGCTCGATCATCTGCGCGCGCGCGTCGCCGGGCTGGAGCGCGAGCTGAAGCTGAACGGCGTGCGCGTTTGA
- a CDS encoding sigma-70 family RNA polymerase sigma factor, which yields MSPPSEKSVTDQLPVLLRFARALTRDEHDAEDLVHDALTAAYARRAQFRQGMPLLPWLFGIVRHRFIDGWRAARRRDQAIVDLAQLSPTEAPPSQEAAFRLAEIGRLLEAMPAEQREALHLVVVEGLSYQEAASVLDVPIGTLMSRISRARLHLRAAEQGTGNKIGAEPIARPRLRMIKE from the coding sequence ATGTCCCCGCCGTCCGAAAAGTCCGTCACCGATCAATTGCCGGTGCTGCTGCGCTTCGCCCGCGCACTGACGCGTGACGAGCATGACGCGGAAGATCTGGTGCATGACGCGCTGACCGCGGCTTATGCCCGACGCGCGCAATTCCGGCAGGGCATGCCCCTGCTGCCCTGGCTGTTCGGCATCGTCCGCCACCGCTTCATCGATGGCTGGCGCGCCGCGCGCCGCCGCGATCAGGCGATCGTCGATCTCGCACAGCTGAGCCCGACCGAAGCCCCGCCCTCGCAGGAAGCCGCCTTCCGTCTCGCCGAGATCGGCCGCCTGCTGGAAGCGATGCCGGCCGAACAGCGCGAGGCGCTGCACCTCGTCGTGGTGGAGGGTCTTTCCTATCAGGAAGCGGCTTCCGTGCTGGACGTGCCGATCGGCACCCTGATGTCCCGCATCTCCCGCGCCCGCCTCCACCTGCGCGCGGCCGAACAGGGCACCGGAAACAAGATCGGGGCAGAGCCCATCGCCCGCCCCCGCCTCCGCATGATCAAGGAGTAG